In Balaenoptera musculus isolate JJ_BM4_2016_0621 chromosome 17, mBalMus1.pri.v3, whole genome shotgun sequence, a genomic segment contains:
- the LOC118883611 gene encoding HIG1 domain family member 1A, mitochondrial-like, producing MSSDTDVSLSSYDEDQGSKLIRKAREAPFVPIGTAGFAAIVAYGLYKWKSRGDTKMSVHLIHMRVAAQGFVVGAMTLGMGYSK from the coding sequence ATGTCAAGTGACAcagatgtttctctttcttcatatGATGAAGATCAGGGATCTAAACTTATCCGAAAAGCTAGAGAGGCACCATTTGTCCCCATTGGAACGGCAGGTTTTGCAGCAATCGTTGCATATGGATTATATAAATGGAAGAGCAGGGGCGATACTAAAATGTCTGTTCACCTGATCCACATGCGCGTGGCGGCCCAAGGCTTTGTTGTGGGAGCAATGACTCTTGGTATGGGCTATTCCAAGTAG
- the GRINA gene encoding protein lifeguard 1, whose protein sequence is MSHEKSFLVSGDSYPPPNPGYPGGPQPSLPPYPGAPYPQPPFQPSPYGQPGYPQGPSSYPQGGYPQGPYPPGGYPQGPYPPGGYPQGPYPQGGYPQGPYPQSPFPPNPYGQPQAFPAQDSGSPQHGNYHEEGPPSYYDNQDFPATNWDDKSIRQAFIRKVFLVLTLQLSVTLSTVAVFTFVGEVKGFVRENVWTYYVSYAVFFISLIVLSCCGDFRRKHPWNLVALSILTVSLSYMVGMIASFYNTEAVIMAVGITTTVCFTVVIFSMQTRYDFTSCMGVLLVSMVVLVVFAVLCIFVRNRILEIVYASLGALLFTCFLAVDTQLLLGNKQLSLSPEEYVFAALNLYTDIINIFLYILTLIGRAKE, encoded by the exons ATGTCCCATGAAAAGAGTTTCTTGGTGTCCGGGGACAGCtatcctccccccaaccctggaTACCCTGGGGGGCCACAGCCCTCCTTGCCTCCCTACCCAGGGGCCCCTTACCCACAGCCCCCATTCCAGCCTTCCCCCTATGGCCAGCCAGGGTATCCCCAGGGCCCCAGCTCCTACCCCCAGGGGGGCTACCCTCAGGGTCCCTACCCCCCAGGAGGCTACCCCCAGGGCCCCTATCCCCCAGGAGGCTACCCTCAGGGCCCCTACCCCCAAGGGGGCTACCCTCAGGGGCCGTATCCACAGAGCCCCTTTCCCCCCAACCCCTATGGACAACCACAGGCCTTCCCGGCACAGGATTCTGGCT CACCTCAGCATGGGAACTATCACGAGGAGGGTCCCCCATCTTACTACGACAACCAGGACTTCCCTGCCACCAACTGGGACGACAAGAGCATCCGGCAGGCCTTCATCCGGAAG GTGTTCCTGGTGCTGACGCTGCAGCTGTCCGTGACTCTGTCCACCGTGGCCGTGTTCACCTTCGTCGGGGAGGTGAAGGGCTTTGTCCGGGAGAACGTCTGGACCTACTACGTCTCCTACGCCGTCTTCTTCATCTCCCTCATTGTCCTCAGCTGCTGTGGGGACTTCCGGCGAAAGCACCCCTGGAACCTCGTTGCACTG TCGATCCTGACCGTCAGCCTGTCCTACATGGTGGGCATGATCGCCAGCTTCTACAATACTGAGGCGGTCATCATGGCCGTAGGCATCACCACGACCGTCTGCTTCACGGTGGTCATCTTCTCCATGCAG ACCCGCTACGACTTCACCTCGTGCATGGGCGTGCTCCTGGTGAGCATGGTGGTGCTCGTCGTCTTCGCCGTCCTCTGCATCTTTGTCCGGAACCGCATCCTGGAGATCGTGTACGCCTCGCTCGGCGCTCTGCTCTTCACCTGC TTCCTGGCAGTGGACACCCAGCTGCTGCTGGGGAACAAGCAGCTGTCCCTGAGCCCGGAGGAGTACGTGTTTGCCGCGCTGAACCTGTACACGGACATCATCAACATCTTCCTGTACATCCTGACCCTCATCGGCCGTGCCAAGGAGTAG